From the genome of Buteo buteo chromosome 4, bButBut1.hap1.1, whole genome shotgun sequence:
GGGCGGGGCCCCGGGAGCCGCCCCCGGTTCCCGGCGGGAGGGGCCGGGACCGAACCGCCTCCGCCGGGGGCGGGGATGCGCGGTGTaacggggatggggggggggtttacACCGGCACAGGGGGACCCGGGGTGCGCGGGGTACgggggtgcacagggacggggATGCGGAGGAACCGGGGTGCGCaggaacgggggggggggcgcggtgTATCGGGGTGCGCAAGGACGGGGGTGCGCGGGGAGCGACGCGTCCGTGCGAACAGGGATCGGGGCGCACAGAGATTTGGGGGTACACGGGGATCCGGGGTTCGTGGCGTACGAGGGGACAGGGGGGTCTGCGCCGGGAGCGGGGTGCAGGAGAATCCGGGGTGCGCCAGCACTGGGGTGCGCGGTTTATCTGGGGGCACTGTAGTGGATGGTTTATTGGGGTACACGGGGAACTGGGGTACACTGGGAACCGGGACGGCTGGGGACCAGGGACCGTGGTTTATCGGGGTGCACTGGGAACTGGGGTTCACAGGGGACCGGGACGGCTGGGGACCAGGGACCGTGGTTTATCGGGGTACACTGGGAACTGGGGTTCACAGGGAACCGGGACGGCTGGGGACCAGGGACCGTGGTTTATCGGGGTGCACTGGGAACTGGGGTTCACGGGGAACCGGGACGGCTGGGGACCAGGGACTGTGGTTTATCGGGGTGCACTGGGAACTGGGGTTCACGGGGAACCGGGACGGCTGGGGACCAGGGACCGTGGTTTATCGGGGTGCACTGGGAACTGGGGTTCACGGGGAACCGGGACGGCTGGGGACCAGGGACCGTGGTTTATCGGGGTGCACTGGGAACTGGGGTTCACGGGGAACCGGGACGGCTGGGGACCAGGGACCGTGGTTTATTGGGGTACACTGGGAACTGGGGTACACTGGGAACTGGGGTTCACGGGGAACCGGGACGGCTGGGGACCAGAGACCGTGGTTTATCGGGGTACACTGGGAACTGGGGTTCACGGGGAACTGGGACGGCTGGGGACCAGAGACCGTGGTTTATCGGGGTGCACTGGGAACTGGGCCGGGTGGGGAAGAGGTTGCGCAGGACCCTGGAGGGCGGCACAGGGATCCCCAAGAGCGCGCAGGGTCCTGGAGGTGCAATAGCGGCACGGGGTCTTCTCAAGAAACACCcattttttttggtcaaagaagaaaatttctgcACGTAAAGAGCCTTTCGCACACGAGAGTAACTGAGCTCGAGGGGCGAAAGGCAACGGGGACAGCCCCGCGCTGCCTTCAGGGTGTGGGATTTGGGGTTCTTGAATGTTCCTCCTTGGTACATCGATGCTGAACCGCAGTAAAACTCGAAACAAGCGTTTAATAAAACGAACTCATTTAATAGGGGAACCAAATGAGCCATTTTGTTATCAGTCCCTTCGGAAAAACCCTGTGCCTCCCTGAGGAGATGGAGTTGACAGTAACAGTTGGTTCACACCAAAAAATAGCAGCTCCCCCCCAGAGATAAAAAAGTGAGCACACCTGCCCTGAGCACAGtaaattcctctttttccctcccGGCAGTGCGTGCCTGAGGCTGgcaataaaaaatacagtacaaaaatacattattgTAACAAAACACGTGGTGTTCTCGCCCCCGGCAACAAGCCAGGGTAATTCTCATGTCTTAGATGTACAAGTTTACGACGATGTTGTTCACCCTTGTCTTCAGCTCATAAAGATCTTCAGCATCTTGGGGCTTAGGAATTTTTAcccctctttaaaaaaataactaactACTAAAACTAACTATATACACTTCTAAAACCCTCACTTGTCAGAATTTACAACAGATTCTTCCCTTATATAAAAAGGTTTTTGGCAAATATCAAATGACCtcttctttgaaagaaatccaagtgtttttttccccccaaaaggTACATCCCCAAAAGCAGGGACTTAAAAAGTCCGCGGGTTTATACAGCTGGGTCTCTCGCCAAGGTGCTGAAAGCCATGTGGCAGTCCGTAAGGCTCCCAAAATAAGAGGTTATTAGCAAAAAAAGCTGTTGGGAGCCgtaaaaatcaattaaaaagcaaaggcagggtAACGCTGTGGCTGTACCAAAGGCACCCAGTATTTCAGAGCTCGCAAGACTGCCAATGTTGGGTGGCATGCTTactttgtacaaaaaaaaaaaaaaaaaaaaaaaaatcttatttactGAAACCAGCAAGTCAAACatggttttctctttccttcacacCTTTTCGTGGGGTCAGAAAACCCAATTACACCAACAGCCAGggataaaaaaatgtttttcttatcaTACGTAATAAAATGACCCAAAATGAGTGTAAAGTTTTTGACTTCGTTCTTCTCGTGCCTATCTGGAATTTCTTGCATCCCAAAGTTGGCCAAATTGCTGTATCATTCCAAGTGACAGGCCGCTGGCAGCTGTGCACAACCTCAGGAGGCCTCTTCCAGCCCTCCAAGGCGTTGGCGTTTAGTCCCAAGATCAGTTAAGTGGTGACGGCACTGACAGATCCGTGGAAGACAAACAGCAAACGGCTTTTTGAACAGGGTTCATTCAGGTGAGGAGCCGGAAAGAGAAAACCCGCCTGGTGTTCATATGTAGTAGCGTTTTGactgtgaaatgttttaaataatatcGTCACAAAACCTGCACAGGAGTTACAAAtgcttcccctcctcccacAAAGCAGAGCTTAAATTATCCTGATTCATAGTAAGTCTGTGTTTAAGTCAACAATGTAATGGTGCCGCTCAGTTCATCTTGCCAGAGGAGCAGCGTTCCTCTGAACTGGCATCCCGCTGGAGATGTTACTCTCCAAAAATCCACAGAACGTTGACTCCCGATAAACCAAGATTGACACGCCTGCACAAACAAAAGTTATCACAATAAATCACATGTAAATTAAAGTGCCTGTTTAAAACATTAACCGAAAACCTAATAATTCCACGCTTCGGCATTTTAACACGCAGGCGCTTTGCCGTGAATCGAGCGTGGCTCTTTCAGAACGAAGGGGAATCTGGACATCGCTTTTATTGCTCACACACGTCAGATCGACCCCACTTTATGAAAAAGCTGCGATTGTTTCAAGCGAGAAGATGATTTTAACACCACCAATATCATCCCGCTGTAGCGATTTCAGTTTGAAGTGCCTTCAGACAAGGCGCTTCAAAACAGGACGCTCCGTTCACATCTCGTACGCAGTGTGATGGCAGGTAACGTCAGTTACTTACCCCAGCATGCCGGATTCTTTTGTCTTTATGATATACAGAAACATAAGCAAGGTATGGAACATGTTGTTTCTGCCCTGAATccacaggaagagaaaagaacttAGAAATCAAGTCACTGACAGGAAATCATAGCAGTATTTCAGGCAGAATAAGCAATCACAGAGAAAGGCATCATGGGGTGGCATTACGGCGTGGGTTGTGGCTTTTTGCCTTAATACTTTTTTCAATTGGGTAAATACCAGAAAAAGACCAAAGGTGGTTTTTGGCTGGATTATCATCCCCAAATACTTGAAATGctgaaacttttcagaaagcagagatccAGCAACAAACAGGGatcaatataaaattaaaattcacagGAGAATTTCCCTATTTTGAGACTGGAGGCTTCCCCCCAGAATTCCTACGGACAAGCACCGGGCTCGCTGGCCTTAAGGTGAGATAACACACATCAGGGATTACATGactcagtattttaaaataaattgtcagAAAATGAACAAGAGAAAGCTGCAACCACGGTACTTCTGTATCTCAAATAGATACTAAAGCTATTATTTAGTAGCAGACTAAGTACCGTGTTGTGGTCAAAGACCAAGCTAATGTCTACTTTCTGCATTGGGCTGGCCTACACGTAAATAGTCAATAAATGTGGCTAGgacctaaaaaaacccccaaatcagACCTGCCAATGATTTCCTGACAGCAGAAGAAGAACACTAACACCATCCTACCTTGGGTAGGTTGTAGACGTGGCGCTGGTAAATCAGCTCATAGTGGGGCGGATTGATGCTGCTTTGGTAGATGCAAAACACGTTTTCATTTGAAGTGTCTGTGAATGAAAAGTTTAAGAGACGAAAGGGATTTCAAAGGCGCTGACGTCATCCAAGAGGCAAAGAGCAGCTAAATGTGAGTGCCAGTACCTGGTTTATCCGGTGTCTGAATGAAGTGTTGGGAAGTGAAGGTTTTGCCATCGGGATACTTGGGGTGAGGCGGCAGCCTGGAGTCGAGGTAAGTGCAGAATACGTGCATAATGATCtgggcaaaggaaaacaaatctcaCTTTAGCGtccttaaaaatacagcagctttcTTGCCAGAATCTCAGGTGTTAGTTACAGTATTTGATAGTCTGTGGTTGCAACACTGACTTAACCCCTCTGTGTTTAGGAGCCCAAGGCAGCTCAATGCTTAAAGCAGAGATGTCAACCGTTCAGGCATGCCGCTGGCGTGAAGGCAAGTTTATTTCTTCCAGTAAGTGAAACAGCGTCAGTCACAATGCGATAAAACTGCTGCTGCACGTCAGGAGCGCAGCTCCCGCACAAGCAACTTTATCCCGGCATCTTGCAGAATTTGGCAAACTTAGTGTATTTAGGCCATGAACTCCAAGCCATCTGTTTTAGTGATAGGTTCTGCACTAACTGCAAGGATTTGGCTGAGAAGGGCAGATGAAATCAAATTACGGCTTCGCTGACACCACACCTATCAAgcaaatttctcctttttcctcatgaaaggcaaaacaaaaatcactggAAAAACCTGAGCTGGTCCTGGGTCTTATTAAGAATgccaaaattttgaaataaagccCCAGAACCCAGAAAATCATGCTACAGCCTGCTAGTTGTGTTTTAACCCTTCCCGCAGAGTTCTCAACATTTTATGTGGGCAACCTCACCAAATTATCTGCAATATGGTACTTTCTGTGTTCATTATATATaaacaggacaaaacaaaagaatttctCTGGGCTAAATGCCAAAAGTCTCTAGAAATCTGGGAGATGCACCTTGGAAATCTCCCTATAAACTCTCAGTAAGTAGGAGGAGTCTTAAGTAAGACTAAGATATGCAACTGCATTTTTGTGATCTACGCAATGTCCAATCCCATTTGCATTATTCCCCACGGAATCTCGCCAACTACAATGGGATTACCTGTGTAAGTGATGCTAACAGGATTTTACCACGTTCCTCAAAAGACTTACTGACTAGTCCCTCGAAAACCTGTGCCAAAAGGCAACCCACTTTAAGCTGCCGTATCAAGACGTCTTTCAAAACTTACAGAGGAGTCAGTGGGCAAGTCGGTGTCCCACTTGCGGCCTTTGAAATCCCCTCCTCTGTTCCATCGGAATGAACTCATGCATCCTCCCTGAGAAAGCTCTGAAAGCAACAAGATTTATTCAGTTACTGCAGGTTGAAAGTGTATGAAAGCGGTATTTTATGCTAGTTTCAGGAGGTTCATACATGTTTCTGGTgtacaaaagaggaaaaattcagCTAATGAAATGCTTGTAAAGATACTAATATGGGGACGTAAATTTACAggatgatttttatttgtagTTAATGAGGGGATTAAATCCAGCACTTTGCACCCCAAgcatgcagaaggaaaatgagaaacaaggctttttaaaacattctcaAAGTTACATCCAAGTCCCACATCATTCCATCGctataaaaagagaaagctgcaaaGAAATATCTCTCCTGTTTAAGAGCAGCTCTCATCCCTGCCGTAACTCTTCAAATGCCTCCACTGAAGGAACGTCTGATGCCACCATGACTTGACGTGGTAATGGAAGTGGTTTAAAGTCAGTACGGTGACACCACGTACCTTTGATTCTTTCGACCAAATACTCCTGGTTTGGTGTAAGATCCAAATACTGCACTATAGCATTCAGGGTTGGAATGAGCGGAGCTTTAACGAGCGCTGCCTGCTTCAGACTGCTGATGCTGGCTTCTGCAACACAAGAAGAGCCAGTACATCAGCTACGACCACCACAGAACTCCCAACAACCTCCCTTACCAGGCGTCGCTACAAAGAGCTCTCCTTTTTGGTGCATGATTTAAAGTCCTAGAAACACTGAACATGTGACACTACCCCAAACGCTCATTTCAATTCCAACAAAGTAGCAGATGTCTGCTTCGCATCACAGAATATAAAAGCTACAAGGAACCAACATCCACTctgaagagcagagggagagtAATGAGGTGAGGACGAGGGCAGCATTGACCAGTTTTTCTGCAGGCATCACAATGGATGCAGCCCTTGAGGAGACACTACCAGAAACAGCCTGCAAAAggtgaatttaatttaaatgcagcATATCAAATCCACTTCTTGGTTAAGGGAATATAAATTTGAAGCAACAAGAGAAGCAGTTTGTTCAGAATTGTTTCGTGACATGAAAAACAGAACTCCAGTTAGTtcatcagaatttaaaaaaatagttctttcagaaagcagctgatTCTAAGGAAGAATTTGGAAAAGCACATAGGACTGGAGACACTGAGAGTTTATAGGGAGACCCTGACAGTTTATAGTACATCTATCCgtgaaatgttttctgacagCTTAATGTGCAATAATCAATGATAATTTGAGCCTGTAATTCCCCAGCAGGAagtttagggggaaaaaaaaaaaagaaaaaaaagagagaggtttATGAATTTTATATGAGACAGGCATCAGCGTGACTTCATCAGTATTTCCAGAAATCTTATGAAGAACCTTTCCAGCCTAATGAAATGCATGACACGGAACAAAGAGCACACCAATATAGAGCAGAAATGGAACAGTAACATTTAACAAACCTAATTTATACAACACCTATTCAACACCCCAGCTATGGAGCGGCCAGCCCTCTATCAACCACCACCAGGAACCCCAAAGCTACTGCCTTATCCTACCTCCGATCTGCAATTCTGGACACCCCATTCTTCTCAGCTGAGTGCTCACAGACTCGACCTCTTGGACAAGTGGCACCAGAATAGTCTCATTAATCCACTAGGAAAGAAATATGTGAAAATTCAAGAggtcagaagcagcaaaaatgttaaaaaaccccaacccttaGCTTACACCCTATTAATCATCACCATTACAATCACAAAGAAGCTTaacaaaagaaacactgaagGCAACCAAGGAGGAAAGTAATTAAAGTAGAATATCAAGTTAGGCAGAGTTTAAGTGACTCTCTACTACCTTCTAAAAGGCCAGAAAATTCAATGTAAAGAAGTCAGGAAAACAAATCTCTAGAAAGTATCAGATGAAGCTTTTCTGAACAATGAGGAAAGGAGTATTACGAAGAACAGCCGTCCAACCATAAAGATAATTTATACTTTGATGGGTCCTCTCACATTTGTTTCAGGAAATCAAGGAGCTGATAAACACTATATGTGGGATTTGTATGTGACAGGATTTGGAAACTGAAGCAAGCTGGCCCTAGATTTAGGAACAGATGCTCAGGAATCTGGTATGGATCTCACACAAATCTTTGCTTTTCACTGATcttactatttaaaaacaaaccaaaacaagctTGTTTTGTAAAGCTACATACTTGATAGATGCTATGACTGAAGGGGCAATTAAAAGTTAGATTTACTAATTATTTTGCCACAGTGTGCAATTAAGTCCCCTCTGCTATAGCAATTCCTATTGATAAGatcaaggtttttctttttgctttttattatgaCTGTCAGAAAAAGTCAACCTTTGGGTTGGAATTTTCCATGCTTTGAGCCCAGGAGAATGAGTTAGAAATACTACAGAAACATCAATTTAGCAATCTGAGTTACAGCAAGGAAAACCAAATCTTGTTATATCCGAGATGCTTTTGTTTGTCATTCAAAGGTGGATGAACTTCACAGctgtgaagttttcagaatACAAAACCCCGAGGTCAGGTTGAAAACACATCTCAGCAGTCCCCTCTTACAAGCACGCTGTGTTTTTATCTCCTTGTTCCAGCCCACCCCAATCCTCAAACAGACACTGcaatttttcctgcctccttcGGCATACAGGGGACACGGAGGTAGTTTTCCACTCTGCTGCGCTTGTTCTTAAAAACTAGGGAGTCTTTAGAGATGGGACTTACATTTCTGAACTTAGCGGTCCAGGAATCCATGTGATCAAGGAGCTGCCGGTTCATTGTCACCCGTGCCCAGACCTATGGAAAGGTTTATTTAGTACATATGAGAACTTAACAGAATACCAAGAGTTTTTAGGGTCTACGAAAATTTCTGACACTAACTACAGCACGTAATTCAAATAGTATTTTTCGCAAAGTTTTTATACATCTGCTGCCTGTATGCTGTGACTTCGACAGCAGCTTCACATATGGCACTCCCACTCTCTATTCACAGTACAATCATCTTGAGTGAGCCCAAATTCAGTTTTAAGCTCTCCGCTCTATTAGGATAAAATTGGTCTGAATTGTAGGCTTGATTTAAGAGGTATTTGAATGGAACCTTCATTAGTTTAATgtaggaaataaagaaaatcgATCAAATTTAATTGAAGCCACATGAATTGTCTTCCTTTGCATCAGACTTCTTTCAGACACAATCGTAAAGGCAGTGCTTTATATCCTTCAGCTGTTCCACTGGGTTAAATACAGATCAGTTTCAACTCAGTTTTTATGTCACAAATGTATTTATCCAGCATAAGCCTTGCTCTCTGAGggagaaataattttccaaCTACAACTCAGAATTTGCAATGTCCATTTACAGTGACAAGGAATCTTGCAAGCTGTATGAAGATGGTTAAATGCTAGAGGATTTCCCCCTCCCACATTCTTGATACAGCTCAAATCCAAACCTTTACACAAAGCTGTACAATCTAGGGGcctctttttccctcttgaCCACCTTGCTGCTGAATTTACCTCTTCTGCAGCCTGTTTTGAACTCAGATCAGCTTCGTCCTTGTGTGCAGATGGAGCCTGGGACCTGCAAGCCAGCTGATACTGGAACTTTCTCAGCATCTGTGCGTAGTCTGCCATGGAACGGCTGTAGTTCCAAAAAGTTGGGCTGCTGGAAGGAGAGCTGGAATCTGAACTTCCTGAAACGATTCATACATTAAACAGTCATGTACAATTATTGCCAAGTAATTCCGGAAGCAACAGCAGAGGCACAATAGGTCAGTGTATTAAGGCTTTGACAAGAGACACGAACACGAACTGCCATGAATACATACACTGAAGTTAGTCTGCATAAACACTGATTTCACCCTTGATTGTCCCTATCCTGGACAAAAACTGCCTGCAGGTAATTCACCCCCTTTATCTGAAATGCCTTCTCCACAAGATATCCCTCTCATCAAGGTGATAAAGCCTCACATCTTATCATGGTCCACTACAGCCAACAAATGCTACAGAGACAATCTATCAGCACACGTTTCCATATGCTGCAACAGCAGCATATATCCTATTCAAAGTAATACTTTGGAGGAAAACTTTCCAAAGCTCCTAAGCCATGGAGACATGTAGAAACAATGCCATCCTACCTCATGTCCTAATTACTCAGTAGAAGACCAAACTGTTCAGCAGCAGCCTTTACCAAGGTCACAGGTGATTACCATAAACGAGTTAGGTCTATTCACTAGTACGAGTACACTGGAATCCTTTGCAACTTCTCCCATCCGCAAAAGCCAATCTCAAATAAAACCAACACCTTCTCATTGCCAAACTTTTCCGATCAAATCAGTTTGTTTATTTACCTAGTTGAACTctgtgctgtttctcttcttcGTTTCGAAGGAAGGTGTCCAGTGACTTGAGCTCTGTCATATAGTCTTCTTTGCCAGTGGGAGAATTATAGTGAATGGGTGAAGAGCGGTAACGAGACCTTAGCCCGCCGCTTTCCACTGGTCCAATACTCATAGGGTATGGTGATCCACCAGGAGAGGGGCTGAAGCTGGAAGCCTCGGgtgaataaaaccaaacaattgtgtcattttttttctactttgtatttacattttaggttcttatttttgctttgttctgaaacaaattAGCCACTCTAAAACAAATGAAGCGAC
Proteins encoded in this window:
- the TMEM209 gene encoding transmembrane protein 209 isoform X2 translates to MTPEQSPVNPLIDRTIKMRKESEARKVVLAWGLLNVSVAGMIYTEMTGKLISSYYNITYWPLWYIELALASLFSLNALFDFWRYFKYTVAPMSLVMSPGQQTLLGLQNAAVQTTPPRELAAKKVPSSTPSPPIQGQSVLSYSPSRSPSASPKFTTSCITGYSPQLQALSSNSTSYGSAVTYSPSSSYNKASSFSPSPGGSPYPMSIGPVESGGLRSRYRSSPIHYNSPTGKEDYMTELKSLDTFLRNEEEKQHRVQLGSSDSSSPSSSPTFWNYSRSMADYAQMLRKFQYQLACRSQAPSAHKDEADLSSKQAAEEVWARVTMNRQLLDHMDSWTAKFRNWINETILVPLVQEVESVSTQLRRMGCPELQIGEASISSLKQAALVKAPLIPTLNAIVQYLDLTPNQEYLVERIKELSQGGCMSSFRWNRGGDFKGRKWDTDLPTDSSIIMHVFCTYLDSRLPPHPKYPDGKTFTSQHFIQTPDKPDTSNENVFCIYQSSINPPHYELIYQRHVYNLPKGRNNMFHTLLMFLYIIKTKESGMLGRVNLGLSGVNVLWIFGE
- the TMEM209 gene encoding transmembrane protein 209 isoform X1; its protein translation is MLTISPLNHCTSKKQIMTPEQSPVNPLIDRTIKMRKESEARKVVLAWGLLNVSVAGMIYTEMTGKLISSYYNITYWPLWYIELALASLFSLNALFDFWRYFKYTVAPMSLVMSPGQQTLLGLQNAAVQTTPPRELAAKKVPSSTPSPPIQGQSVLSYSPSRSPSASPKFTTSCITGYSPQLQALSSNSTSYGSAVTYSPSSSYNKASSFSPSPGGSPYPMSIGPVESGGLRSRYRSSPIHYNSPTGKEDYMTELKSLDTFLRNEEEKQHRVQLGSSDSSSPSSSPTFWNYSRSMADYAQMLRKFQYQLACRSQAPSAHKDEADLSSKQAAEEVWARVTMNRQLLDHMDSWTAKFRNWINETILVPLVQEVESVSTQLRRMGCPELQIGEASISSLKQAALVKAPLIPTLNAIVQYLDLTPNQEYLVERIKELSQGGCMSSFRWNRGGDFKGRKWDTDLPTDSSIIMHVFCTYLDSRLPPHPKYPDGKTFTSQHFIQTPDKPDTSNENVFCIYQSSINPPHYELIYQRHVYNLPKGRNNMFHTLLMFLYIIKTKESGMLGRVNLGLSGVNVLWIFGE